The stretch of DNA CTGGGGGGACAGAAGCAGGTAGGGCCGGGCAGGGCACAGCCCCCAGGGTGTGGGGTGTGCTCCCCAAAACTGCTCTGCATGGAcagggtggggacacggggacaccctgaCCCACTGAGGGAGGACATAGAGACACCCTGACCCACTGAAGGAGGGCGTGGGGACACTCCAACCCACGGCgcagggacacaggggacatccCAACCCATTGAGGGAAGGCATGGGGACACTGACCCAcggcgggggggacacaggggacatccCGACCCGCTGAGGGAAGGCGTGGGGACAGTCTGACCCACGGCAGGGGACACGGAAGACACGCTGACCCACTGAAGGAGGGCGCGCGGACACCCTGACCCAcggcaggggacacgggggacactcTGACCCACTGAGGGAGGGCGCGCAGACACCCCGACCCACGGCAGGGGACACGGAAGACACGCTGACCCACTGAAGGAGGGCGCGCAGACACCCCGACCCAcggcaggggacacgggggacactcTGACCCACTGAGGGAGGACATGGGACACCCTGACCAcgcggggggacacagggaggggCCGTGGGGACGCCCCCACTCGCGCCGGGGGGCACGGGCTGACCCCCAGAGGAGGGACACGGAAGGACGCGGGGCCAccgcgcccgcggggccgggcgcacCTGACCGGGCGATCCGGCGGGCGAGGGTCGGCACCGCCGCCATCTTCTGCCGCCGGGTCAAGGGTACGGGGCCGGGCCTCGGCCGCGCgtcaccgccccgccccgcccgacAGGACACGCCCCCAGCGGCAAGCAGCGCCACCGACTTGaagccccgcccccgggcccgaAACCCCGCCTACGGGCGGCGCTGCGGCGCGCACGTGCTGCCGCCCCGTGGTGGCCCGCGCGCCTcaggctgcctgcgctgcctgcgctgcccgcctgccctgcccgcgcGCGCCGCCctacctgccctgcctgcccagccctgcctgccctgcccgcaccgccctgcctgccctgccctgcctccactgcctgccctgcccgcactgccctgcctgcactgccctgcctgccctgccctacctgcctgccctgccctacctgccctgcccgcaccgcCCTGCCCGCaccgccctgcctgcaccgccctgcctgccctgacCTGCCTGCACtaccctgcctgcactgccctacctgccctgccctgcctgcactgctccGCCCTGCCTCCACtgactgccctgcctgccctgccctacctgccctgcccaccctgtcctgtcctgcctgccctgccctgccctgccctgccctgccctgccctgccagctctgccctgccctgcctgcaccttcctgcctgcccaccctgccctgcacccagcatgTTAGCCTGAGACCCTGCTGCCTCCGGGAGCTGCCCTGCATGGCTGGGCGCGCTGGGGCCATGCGCCCAGGGGTGCCCcccaccttcccccaccccacggcccagcaccccATGCCTGGCCCCTGACCCGGGCAGCCGGAGCCAACCACCCCCGCAGAGCGCCtggcccggggccgcggggctgggagCCCGGGTGCTGAGGCTGCTGGGGCGCGCCAGCGGTGGCTGCAGAACTCATCATGGTGGAGGCCGCCCCgggggggcaccgcgggggccAGGGCTGGCCCTGGCGTGCAGGCAGAAGGCGTCCAGCAGCGGCATGGCGGGGATGgtgctgcccctctgcctgctcctcgcTGCCGCCCTGCGGGGTGGCCTGACCCAGGCGCCAgggcccggggcccggcccggccccctgcTCCTGCGGCTGCGGCGGCTGGAGGAGCAGGTGGGtgcctggggccggggggggggcacagcccagggGGGCACTCGGCATgtcgggccgggctgggggtcgGCAGTTATGGAGGGGCCTGGCATGGGGATGTGGGTTCACCCCACCTCGCCCCGCTCCCTTGCAGTTTCACCGGCTCCAGGAGGTGACGCTGAGCCATCTCCAGAGCATCGCCAGGAACTACAACATCTCCTACAACATCGACGGACGCTTCCGGGCGCTGGCAGAGCAGGCGGAGGCGGCCACCGCTGCCCGGGCCACCCTGGGCGCCGAGCTGGCCCGCCTGGCTACCGCCAGCCGGCGGCTGCACCGCAGGCTGAAGCGGCTGGAGGGGACAGTGGGTGCCCTGAGCCTGCCGCACCGCCCGCTCACCCACCCACTGGGTGCACCGGTGGAGGCTGGCACCGAGCCGCACGGCCTGCCAGATGCTGCCCAGAGCTGGGACAGCCAGCTGGAGCGGGAACTGCAGGGCCGCATGGCCCCTAGCACCCCCAGGCCTCAGCACCCGAAGGCGAGGCGGTGGCAGCAACGCCGGCAGGAGGAAGGACACCGGTTGCCGGCCAATGCGCGGCCCGGTGGAGCACCCAGAGGGGATGTGGAGCACCCTCGCGACGCAGCACCGGGAGCCCAAGCCATGGCGCCGGTGCTCCCCACTGTGACCGTGGTCCCCCAGGAGCAGCtgccagccccccagcagcccagAGAGGGTAGGTACgggccccccaccccggcgcccacctccccagcctgccgCACCGGCGCCGTCCTGCTCTTCCCCAACACCTCTGCCGAGCGCGTGGCCGTCCTGGGGCCGGGGCcacgccgggggctgcgggcgctgTCGCTCTGTGCCTGGctggccaccccagccccccgcctCGGTGCCCTCCTCTCCTATGCCACCgaggacagcagcagcaagctggcCGTGCGTGGCCGTGGTGGGGACCTCCCCAGCTCCGCGCTCTTCATCATCGGGGACGGGGAGTTTCGGGAACTCCCGGTGACACCGCTCCTGGATGGCAAGTGGCACCACCTCTGCCTCATCTGGTCCTCCAGCCAGGGCCAGTACCACTTCTATGTGGACAGGCggctgctggctgctggctccGGCCTCCGGCAGGGCTATGAAATTCCCGCTGGTGGCTCGTTGGTGCTGGGCCAGGAGCAGGAGCACCCCGGTGGGGGCTTCCGCACTGCAGAAGCCTTCGTGGGTCACCTGGCTGGCttggccctctggagccgggctCTCCTGCCCGGGGAGGTGGCCAGCATGGCGACTGGCCGAgggctgccccgcggcccccTCCTCACGCTGGCTGATGCCTCCCTGAAGGGTGGGGTGCGGAGGGTGGCGTGCCCCTGACTCTGGCACTGCCTGTGACAAGCCTCAGCAGGAACGGTGCTGGCTCCCAGCAGTCAGGGCTGGCTCGCAGCCGGCATGAGCTGCGTCCTCCTGGGGTGACGGGACACCAGGCAGAGGGGCCGTCTCAGGACCAGGACCACCGGCGGTCGGGAAAAGGGGTTTTGACAGCCAGGGCACGGCAGAAGTGGGACCCAGTCCTGGAGCCGGTTCCAAAGCCGGGAGGTCGTCAGCTCCTGCCCCCAGAGGATGTGCAGCCCCGTCGTTCCTATTAAAATGCTCTGGGCAGAGAGGAAGCTCATTGATTTCTGGTCTCGCTCGTCACTGTAACGCTCGGTGCCACTGCCAGCCGGGCAGCACGGGCAGCAGGGAGGCCCGGGCTGGGTCACGCGCGGGTGCTTGCTGCCCGTCCCCTGCCACTGCCGGCGTCTGCCACTGAGTCAGACCCCGTGGCACGGAAAAGCCCGTGACCGGGAGTGAGCCAGAGGTGCCGGAGCAGGTGCCCTCTTCCCGTGTGCCTGGCCCCCCGCCGGAGGGGCTCCTCGGGCGGTGCCGAGCTGTGGGCTGAGCTGTGCCGCGCCGGGGGGCTCGGGCGATGCACACAAAACGCTCCCACGAAACTCTCTGCCTGGAGAGCGGGAGCAGCGCCGGCTCTGGCTGTACCTGAGCCCCGCGttccccgggggcggcggggccttGCGGCTGACAGCCGGAGGGTGTGCCCGGGCCCGGCGTGGGGCAAGGCCTTGCAGCGGCCCTGCAGCCTCCCGGGCTGCTGTCACCGCTGTCACGCCCGCGTCAGGCCCCAGCGCGGCAGGGCCCGTCCCCGGAGGCGGCTGCGGGACAGGCCGGGGACGCGCTCTGGCCTCTTCTCCGGGGAAGGGGCGCGGGGGGCCTACAGGCGGGACTACAACTCCCATGGTGCCGCGGGGCGGGacggcccccgccggccgccgtaGCGCTCACGTGAGGGCGGTGGCCCGGCGGTCACATGACCAGCCGGTGAAGCAGGGGCCGGCGGAGGtgcgcgctgccgccgccccgcatGGCCAACGTCGCCAAGAAGGTGTCCTGGTCCGGCCGCGACCGCGACGACGACGACGAGGAGGACGGGCGCGCGGGCGAGACCACCCCGCTGCTCAACGgcaccggccccggggcggcgggcggcgctcgGCAGGTGGGTACCGGCACCGGGCGGGACGGGTCTGCCCTGTCCCGGGCCTCCCTGCGCCGGGACGCCACCGGAGGCGGGCTGGGGTCCCCCTCCCCTGTAGCGTTTAACCGTGTTTGttgccccggggctgggcgggggctgccggcaaggagctgcggggggccggggctccgcTCCGTGAGCAGCTCCGGGGGGAGTTCGGGCCCCCCCTGGGCTCCCCCAAGCCGGGGAAAGCAGCACCTGGCAGGGCCCGGCGCGGGGAGAAGGCGGGAGGGAGCCCACGGGGCCTGCGGGTCACTCGTGGGGGAAAATCTGAGCGTGGGGGCTGACTCACGGCCCGGCGCCCGCCGTGAAGCAGGGCGGTCCCGCCACGGCCGGCTCCCGTCACGAGGTGCCGGCGCACAGCGATGCCGGTGCCCAGCCGGGACCCCGCTGCAGCTCTGCGGGGGCCGGCTCCTGCCCGCTCCTCAGCCCCGGGTGCAGGCGAGCGGCGGAGGGGGCCCCTGCCCCAGGACCTGGCGCTGAGCAGGGgcccgctcctgcctgctggggCGGCCGCTTCACTTCTGCTAAAAATGTCGTTCTGTGGGAGAGCCCGTTGCCCGGCACGGTGCTGCTGCCCAAACCCACTCAAACAGGAGAGCGTCTAACGCTGGCGTGGTGGTGGATGTCGTGCAGTACGCACGGAACCACGCTGGCAAAAAACAAAGTACAGGGTGGGACATATCACAAACACAGGCCAATTCCTTCCTGCAAATTAATTTTGGGTAATTAACTGAAGAGAAACTTCTCTCTGGTGTACCCGGAGGCTGTAACTCGGGCAGTCTGCCTGGCAGTGTCTCCTCCACACGAAGCACGCCGTGGCTCTGGCCGGGGCACTGGTGCCTGTTCTAGAGCGAAGCTGTGCCGGGCGAGAGCTGTGGTCAGGCCGGGTCCACGGGGTGCTTCCGTGCCAGCGCCGGGTGGGAGAGGAGCTGTCTCCGGGTGACGTCCTCGAATTTCTTATGAAACGTTTGCTGGGAGACCTGAGCTTAGAGGAGGAGGAGTGGTGCCAGCCTTTGGCAGCTGTTAGCAGGGACGTCTTGCCGAGCACGATTCTCTGCTGCCCTACTCCTGGGCAAGTCAGAACAGCAGGCTAATTAGAGGGAAATGCAGGGTTCGTTAGGCTGGAAGTGCCTAGCATGGCGCTGCGGGAGCGGGGCACGGCGGCTGGAAGGAGTCGCCTGCGCCATTGCAGCTGTTCtggtgtgaaaataaaaataatcttcccaGCTGGTATAACAGGACCCTGTGTATTTACAGCACCGGTTGTCCTTAAAGACCACGTGGTGAATTCTGCAGGTCTGAAGGGTGTTAAAATAGGGATTAACCAGATCTCGTGGCTGCGGGTCAGTTAGGAAAGGGTTTTTCTGGTGGCTCGGAAGAAATGCCTGCACCCCCCTACAGCAGGGCCGGTCGATGGGGGAGACCCGGCCCTGCCGGTCTGATTTATTGTCACCGTGTCCCTTCGCAGTGCAGATGGCTCAGGCCCCAGCTGGTGACAAGGTGCTACGTggtcttttcctttgaaaaggagGAGAGCGAGTACCTTGCCGGAGCTCCGAACCCGCAGCTGCCCGGAGCACGTGTGGCCCTGGCAGCGGCACCGACCTGGCAGTGGCAACTGGGTTGTCACTGTAGCGCTGGGGTTGCCTTTCAGCTTAGGGCAGCTGCTTCTCTCCCTCGGATGGTCCTTTGACCTATAGATGCCGTATAGTCGTATAGATTGAAGCGGGAAGGCAGGACAACTTTGGCAGAGAAACAAAGAGAGACTGGAGCTGCTTAGCTCACGGGAGACTTAAACTCGGGTTGTGgtaatacaataaaaatgtcCCCAGCGGAGTTTCTTCCCTTTGTCACATGCTTGTTTAATGGAAATGAAAGTGATCTTAAAGTGACAAAAGGAAGCACGGGTCTGTAGTTCCCCCGGCTGACTGCTGCGAGGGGCTGAGATTGAGCTCTTGTGGGCAGGAGGTGAGGAGGGACTGGATAAACACGCCGTGACCGTAGAGGGGATGCGACAGGGCTGTGCCTGAGGTCTTCTCCCATTTTGGGGCCAGCTGAGCGCTACTCCGGAGCTGACTGAGCCTTTGTCCTCTCGCCAGAACTTTCTAGTGCCTCGAGTATATCAATAAACGAGAGGCTGCCTGTACGTCTGAGCATCGTGCCTGCCGTGGGCTGCCCCTTTCCCGCGTTCTTGAGCCACGCGTATTGGTTCTCAGGCTGAAAAGTGGGTGGACAATTTTAGTAAGAGCAGCCAATTTCCATCGTTAGGCATTTTCCAAAAAAGAACTCTTCTCCTTCGCTACCCATCGAAGTAGCTCTGGGTTTGTGCTAAAATGCCTTGACTTTGGGATTGGTATAATGCTCCGGCTCCAGAGGGTGCCTGGAACAGGGGGTGTGGGCAGGGGGTCACCAAAACGTGGACCAGgttgctgctgctgggcagctcgTCCTTCTTAACCCCGTGTGTTTATTCTGCATCTCTAGATACTGTTGGTCTTGTTTGCTTTAACTTCAAGTAACGGGGTGCAAAATACAGCCTTTGTGGCCGGGTGACGATGCCGGAGAGCAGCCGCGCTTGCTGCAATCGGAAAATCTTGgcgaggggaagggagaaaaagagaagtctGCTGGGTGAGCCCTGATCCTGGCAGATGGGCTGCAGGTTGCACGTCCCCTGGGTACTGGCAGAGAGGCTGCCTGTCCCCGCCTGCCCACTGCCAGGAGCGTGGAGCTGACCTCGGGTGGTGGCAGGAGCTTCCCCAGGCAGAGGGGTTTTAGCAGTCCAGTCCCTTCTGCTGGGTGCTCGCACCGttgggggctgcggcggcggttTAACCTTGTGCTGCTCCTCTGCGGAGGGGACACGTGGGACAAGGTGCCCGGAGAAAGGCAGGTGGGCCAGGACAAGAACGACATCTCCCGGCCTCGTGCAGGTGGGGGGCAAGGAGCAGCTGTGCCCTGGAGTGGCAACGGGAGGCTGGAAGCAAAATCGTAGCCGAGTGGTGATGCCACGGGGAGAGTCTGGACACTTTCTCCCCCCCTTATGGGCCTGGAGGTGAGGAGCCTCGTTCTCTCCTGGAGTGGTGCGTTTTGGGGATGGTGGCTGCGTTGGTTTGAAGCCCATCGCAGCTGTGGTTGTGAGTCAGAGGAGGGGGATTTCAAAAGCCCTTCAGCTCATCTCCCCCATACGCTGCCATAGCCGGTGACAGGGCTTCCCGTGCCGGTGAGCCGCCCGGTGACGCAGCCTTGCAGCCTGCAGCCATCCTTCCCTCCCAAGCAGGTACCGGGGGCTCCTCGGCCGAGCACGCCGGGGCCAAGAGGGCCCTGGGTGCTGGaaatcctcttccttccc from Calonectris borealis chromosome 16, bCalBor7.hap1.2, whole genome shotgun sequence encodes:
- the PTX4 gene encoding pentraxin-4, yielding MAGMVLPLCLLLAAALRGGLTQAPGPGARPGPLLLRLRRLEEQFHRLQEVTLSHLQSIARNYNISYNIDGRFRALAEQAEAATAARATLGAELARLATASRRLHRRLKRLEGTVGALSLPHRPLTHPLGAPVEAGTEPHGLPDAAQSWDSQLERELQGRMAPSTPRPQHPKARRWQQRRQEEGHRLPANARPGGAPRGDVEHPRDAAPGAQAMAPVLPTVTVVPQEQLPAPQQPREGRYGPPTPAPTSPACRTGAVLLFPNTSAERVAVLGPGPRRGLRALSLCAWLATPAPRLGALLSYATEDSSSKLAVRGRGGDLPSSALFIIGDGEFRELPVTPLLDGKWHHLCLIWSSSQGQYHFYVDRRLLAAGSGLRQGYEIPAGGSLVLGQEQEHPGGGFRTAEAFVGHLAGLALWSRALLPGEVASMATGRGLPRGPLLTLADASLKGGVRRVACP